One Rhodobacter sp. CZR27 DNA segment encodes these proteins:
- a CDS encoding DUF4157 domain-containing protein produces the protein MGTMISSSVHGVRNIRLREQFIAKLLLAQHSTSQVRHNAAEGAGGLPLSEAEPQVDSRHRSGNSALTGPEGPGHLVGAAAMRRTGRCLILLLLMNLTPPGAVAQGGGSLSGTGEAADSLARALALAGTEQAVTLLAASIDDARRQAIAEGVAEIPGAIRAQLEGMVPQVDLEAVRWRVGGGSELSLQRNAILHGGASAITLVDVVVFADEGDALANATLWAHELRHVAQYREWSLMEFSRRYVTDHETVEADAVAFAAGVRSRSLPQGALRPPPPRPDPR, from the coding sequence ATGGGAACCATGATCTCCTCCTCGGTACACGGCGTGCGAAATATTCGTTTGCGAGAGCAATTCATAGCGAAACTTTTGCTCGCGCAGCATTCGACTTCGCAGGTGCGGCACAATGCGGCGGAGGGCGCCGGCGGTTTGCCGCTTTCCGAGGCGGAGCCGCAGGTTGACAGCCGGCACCGCAGCGGAAACAGTGCTTTGACCGGGCCTGAAGGACCGGGACACCTCGTCGGAGCCGCGGCCATGCGCAGGACAGGACGCTGCCTGATCCTCCTGTTGCTGATGAACCTGACTCCGCCGGGCGCGGTGGCGCAGGGTGGCGGATCGCTCTCCGGCACCGGGGAGGCGGCTGATTCCCTCGCCCGTGCCCTCGCGCTTGCGGGGACCGAGCAGGCCGTGACACTTCTTGCGGCCTCGATCGATGACGCGCGCCGGCAGGCCATAGCCGAGGGGGTGGCCGAAATTCCCGGCGCGATCCGCGCGCAATTGGAAGGCATGGTTCCGCAGGTCGATCTGGAGGCGGTGCGCTGGCGGGTCGGCGGCGGCAGCGAGCTGTCGCTGCAGCGCAACGCCATCCTTCACGGCGGCGCCTCGGCGATCACGCTGGTGGATGTGGTGGTCTTTGCCGACGAGGGTGACGCGCTGGCCAATGCCACGCTCTGGGCGCATGAGCTGCGCCATGTCGCGCAGTATCGCGAATGGAGCCTGATGGAGTTCAGCCGCCGCTATGTCACCGATCACGAGACGGTCGAGGCCGACGCGGTGGCCTTCGCCGCCGGCGTCCGGAGCCGCTCGCTGCCGCAGGGCGCGCTTCGCCCGCCGCCGCCGCGCCCCGACCCGCGCTGA
- a CDS encoding ABC transporter ATP-binding protein, with translation MNYLKIDNITKSFSGGIPVLDGVHLGIGKGEFVSIIGHSGCGKSTLLNLIGGLTQVTTGAITLEGREVNAPGPDRAIVFQNHSLLPWLSVYDNVKLAVSKVFGSTRSRAERHDWIMQNLDLVQMGHAKDKLPGEISGGMKQRVGIARALAMEPKILLLDEPFGALDALTRAHLQDAVMAIHARLKNTMIMITHDVDEAVLLADRIVMMTNGPAASIGEVLEVDIDRPRDRIALASDPDYVRARESVLRFLYERHRFVEAAE, from the coding sequence ATGAACTACCTCAAGATCGACAACATCACGAAAAGCTTTTCCGGCGGAATTCCCGTGCTGGACGGCGTCCATCTCGGGATCGGAAAGGGAGAATTCGTCTCGATCATCGGCCACTCGGGCTGCGGGAAATCGACCCTGCTCAACCTGATCGGCGGGCTGACGCAGGTCACCACCGGAGCCATCACGCTCGAAGGCCGCGAGGTGAACGCTCCCGGTCCTGACCGCGCCATCGTGTTCCAGAACCACAGCCTTCTGCCGTGGCTGAGCGTCTACGACAACGTGAAGCTCGCCGTGTCGAAGGTCTTCGGCTCCACCCGCTCGCGGGCCGAGCGGCACGACTGGATCATGCAGAACCTCGATCTGGTGCAGATGGGTCACGCGAAGGACAAGCTGCCGGGCGAGATCTCGGGCGGGATGAAGCAGCGCGTCGGCATCGCTCGTGCCCTTGCCATGGAGCCGAAGATCCTGCTTCTCGACGAGCCGTTCGGGGCGCTCGACGCGCTGACGCGGGCGCATCTGCAGGATGCGGTCATGGCGATCCATGCCCGGCTGAAGAACACCATGATCATGATCACCCATGACGTGGACGAGGCCGTGCTGCTCGCGGACCGCATCGTGATGATGACGAACGGCCCCGCCGCCAGCATCGGCGAGGTGCTGGAAGTCGACATCGACCGACCGCGCGACCGGATCGCGCTGGCCTCGGACCCGGATTACGTGCGGGCGCGCGAAAGCGTGCTGCGCTTCCTCTATGAACGCCACCGCTTCGTCGAAGCCGCGGAGTAA
- a CDS encoding cytochrome c oxidase subunit 3, producing the protein MWILIVSELLVFGAGLAALLAVRLNDPAGFAGAQDMLHRGAAGVNTLVLVTSGLFAARAVSAAEAGRTAATRLWLLAAAALGLVFLAVKGSEFGALAQLGIGTESHPFFMFYYLLTGFHAAHVAGGVILFAVVGWRCWPAGVEMAAAFWHMVDLVWVLILPVVYLLR; encoded by the coding sequence ATGTGGATCCTGATCGTGTCGGAACTGCTGGTCTTCGGGGCCGGTCTGGCTGCTCTGCTCGCCGTGCGTCTGAACGATCCGGCGGGCTTTGCCGGGGCGCAGGACATGCTCCATCGTGGCGCGGCGGGGGTCAACACGCTGGTCCTCGTCACCTCCGGCCTCTTTGCCGCCCGCGCTGTCAGTGCGGCCGAGGCCGGCCGGACGGCGGCAACGCGCCTCTGGCTGCTGGCCGCGGCCGCGCTCGGCCTCGTCTTCCTTGCCGTCAAGGGCAGCGAGTTCGGCGCGCTGGCACAGCTCGGCATCGGCACCGAGAGCCATCCGTTCTTCATGTTCTACTACCTGCTGACCGGCTTTCATGCGGCGCATGTCGCTGGCGGGGTCATCCTTTTCGCGGTGGTCGGCTGGCGCTGCTGGCCGGCCGGTGTCGAGATGGCGGCCGCCTTCTGGCACATGGTGGACCTGGTCTGGGTGCTGATCCTGCCCGTTGTCTATCTGCTGAGGTGA
- a CDS encoding ANTAR domain-containing response regulator → MEKRLSIVVVERDRERALRIVDGLREAGDHEIQIVSEEAGLARHITDRRPDIVLIDIANPSRDILEELALASGPMERPVAMFVDRSDEQLTRAAIEAGVSAYVVDGLRTDRIKPILDAAIARFHMFQRMRAELAATRAALEERKIIDRAKAILMKARGIDEEAAYALLRKTAMDQGRRVADIAQQLVMAAGLLT, encoded by the coding sequence ATGGAGAAGCGTCTTTCGATCGTGGTCGTCGAGCGCGACAGGGAGCGCGCCCTGCGGATCGTCGACGGCCTGCGCGAGGCCGGGGATCACGAGATCCAGATCGTTTCGGAAGAGGCGGGGCTAGCCCGCCACATCACCGACCGCCGGCCGGACATCGTGCTGATCGACATCGCCAATCCCTCGCGCGACATCCTCGAGGAACTCGCGCTGGCCTCGGGCCCGATGGAGCGGCCGGTGGCGATGTTCGTCGACCGCTCGGACGAGCAGCTGACCCGCGCCGCCATCGAGGCCGGCGTCTCGGCCTATGTGGTGGACGGGCTGCGCACCGACCGCATCAAGCCGATCCTCGATGCCGCCATCGCCCGCTTCCACATGTTCCAGCGCATGCGGGCGGAACTGGCGGCCACACGAGCCGCGCTGGAAGAGCGCAAGATCATCGACCGCGCCAAGGCGATCCTGATGAAGGCACGCGGCATCGACGAAGAGGCTGCCTATGCGCTGCTGCGCAAGACGGCGATGGATCAGGGCCGCCGCGTGGCCGACATCGCCCAGCAGCTGGTGATGGCGGCGGGGCTTCTGACATGA
- a CDS encoding cation acetate symporter, producing MIRVFFLSAAALVAIAGSGLAAGGAIEGEVAKRSVNVIAIGMFLFFVAATLLLTAWAARRTKSASDFYTAGGGITGFQNGLAIAGDYMSAAAFLGVSGMVFGKGVDGVFYTVGWTVGWPLILFMIAERLRNLGRYTFADVASFRLEQTKIRTLSAFGALTVVIFYLIAQMVGAGKLIQLLFGLDYTYAVVLVGVLMMLYVTFGGMLATTWVQIVKAVLLLGGCTILVFLGLKQFGFSPEAMMQAALDNHAAHDAILAPSSSISDPITAVSLALALMCGPAGLPHILMRFFTVPDAKEARKSVFYATGFIGYFFVLAVTIGFLAITLVGTNPAYLDAEGALVGGGNMAAIHLSGEVGGDVFLGFISAVAFATILAVVSGLALSGASAVSHDLYARVIKKGAASDKTEMRVSRLATLVLGVLAIALGLVFENQNIAFMVSLAFGLAASVNFPVLFLSIFWKGTTTRGAFVGGLMGLVSAVACVVLGPTVWVKVLGFETAIFPYEQYALFSMVAAFSGIWFFSITDRSDRARIDRAGFPAQFVRSETGLGAAGALAH from the coding sequence ATGATCCGTGTCTTCTTCCTGTCGGCCGCTGCGCTCGTGGCCATCGCCGGTTCCGGCCTTGCCGCCGGCGGCGCCATCGAGGGCGAGGTCGCCAAGCGCTCCGTGAACGTCATCGCCATCGGCATGTTCCTGTTCTTCGTGGCAGCCACGCTGCTGCTGACGGCATGGGCCGCGCGGCGCACCAAGTCGGCCTCGGACTTCTACACCGCGGGCGGTGGCATCACGGGCTTCCAGAACGGCCTCGCCATCGCCGGTGACTACATGTCGGCAGCGGCCTTCCTCGGCGTGTCGGGCATGGTGTTCGGCAAGGGCGTGGACGGCGTCTTCTACACGGTAGGCTGGACGGTCGGCTGGCCGCTCATCCTGTTCATGATCGCGGAACGCCTTCGCAACCTCGGCCGCTACACCTTCGCCGACGTGGCATCCTTCCGGCTCGAGCAGACGAAGATCCGCACGCTCTCGGCCTTTGGCGCGCTCACCGTGGTGATCTTCTACCTGATCGCGCAGATGGTGGGCGCGGGCAAGCTGATCCAGCTGCTGTTCGGGCTGGACTACACCTATGCCGTGGTGCTCGTGGGCGTGCTGATGATGCTCTACGTGACCTTCGGGGGCATGCTGGCCACGACCTGGGTCCAGATCGTCAAGGCGGTGCTGCTGCTCGGCGGCTGCACGATCCTCGTCTTCCTCGGCCTCAAGCAGTTCGGCTTCTCGCCCGAGGCGATGATGCAGGCCGCGCTCGACAACCACGCGGCGCATGATGCGATCCTGGCGCCGTCCAGCTCGATCTCGGACCCGATCACCGCGGTCTCGCTCGCGCTGGCGCTGATGTGCGGCCCGGCGGGCCTGCCCCACATCCTGATGCGGTTCTTCACCGTGCCGGATGCGAAGGAGGCGCGGAAGTCGGTGTTCTACGCCACAGGCTTCATCGGCTACTTCTTCGTGCTCGCGGTGACGATCGGCTTCCTCGCCATCACGCTGGTCGGCACCAACCCGGCCTACCTCGATGCCGAGGGCGCGCTGGTGGGCGGCGGCAACATGGCGGCGATCCACCTGTCGGGCGAAGTCGGTGGCGACGTGTTCCTGGGCTTCATCTCGGCAGTGGCCTTCGCGACCATCCTCGCGGTGGTGTCGGGCCTGGCCCTTTCGGGCGCCTCTGCGGTCAGCCATGACCTCTATGCCCGGGTGATCAAGAAGGGCGCGGCCTCGGACAAGACAGAGATGCGGGTGTCGCGGCTAGCGACGCTGGTGCTGGGTGTGCTCGCCATCGCGCTGGGTCTGGTGTTCGAGAACCAGAACATCGCCTTCATGGTGAGCCTCGCCTTCGGCCTTGCGGCTTCGGTGAACTTCCCGGTGCTGTTCCTGTCAATCTTCTGGAAGGGCACGACCACCCGCGGCGCCTTCGTCGGCGGGCTCATGGGCCTCGTCTCGGCGGTGGCCTGCGTGGTGCTGGGGCCGACGGTCTGGGTCAAGGTGCTGGGCTTCGAGACGGCGATCTTCCCCTACGAGCAGTATGCGCTGTTCTCGATGGTCGCAGCCTTCTCGGGGATCTGGTTCTTCTCGATCACCGACCGCTCCGACCGGGCCCGGATCGACCGCGCGGGCTTCCCGGCGCAGTTCGTCCGGTCCGAGACCGGCCTCGGTGCGGCGGGAGCCCTCGCGCACTGA
- a CDS encoding DUF485 domain-containing protein → MVPIHEKILADPRFQQLVARRNRFAITLSIIVLAVYVSFVAIAVFNPPLFSMRLFGTSAWCVGLVGGFCIQAFAFVMTGIYTARANGQFDRLAREAIRGAAI, encoded by the coding sequence ATGGTTCCCATACACGAAAAGATCCTCGCCGACCCACGCTTCCAGCAGCTGGTCGCGCGCCGCAACCGCTTCGCCATCACGCTCTCGATCATCGTGCTGGCGGTCTATGTCAGCTTCGTCGCCATCGCGGTTTTCAACCCGCCCCTGTTCTCGATGCGCTTGTTCGGCACCTCGGCGTGGTGCGTAGGGCTCGTCGGCGGCTTCTGCATCCAGGCCTTCGCCTTCGTCATGACCGGGATCTACACCGCCCGCGCCAACGGGCAGTTCGACCGGCTTGCCCGCGAAGCCATCCGGGGAGCCGCCATATGA
- a CDS encoding DUF2076 family protein — protein MDHNDRQAIEGLFRKLSEVERQAPARDPEADAFIAQRLGAQPGAPYFMAQTIVVQEQALEQAQTRIEQLEDQLRQGGQQGGFLGRLFGGPAVPPPRRPAYGQAPMSGGGGGFLSGAAQTAMGVAGGVLLGNAIAGMFAGEAEAGEVEEDPGFDEGGFDDSEF, from the coding sequence ATGGACCATAACGACCGTCAGGCCATCGAAGGGCTGTTCCGGAAGCTTTCCGAGGTGGAGCGGCAGGCGCCCGCCCGCGATCCCGAGGCGGATGCCTTCATCGCGCAGCGTCTCGGCGCGCAGCCCGGCGCCCCCTATTTCATGGCCCAGACCATCGTCGTGCAGGAACAGGCGCTGGAGCAGGCGCAGACCCGGATCGAGCAGCTCGAGGATCAGCTGCGTCAGGGCGGCCAGCAGGGTGGTTTCCTTGGCCGGCTGTTCGGCGGCCCCGCCGTGCCGCCGCCGCGCCGGCCCGCCTACGGGCAGGCGCCGATGTCCGGCGGTGGCGGCGGTTTCCTTTCCGGCGCCGCGCAGACCGCGATGGGCGTGGCGGGCGGCGTGCTGCTCGGCAATGCCATTGCCGGGATGTTCGCGGGCGAGGCCGAAGCGGGCGAGGTCGAGGAGGATCCGGGCTTCGACGAAGGCGGCTTCGACGACAGCGAATTCTGA
- a CDS encoding CmpA/NrtA family ABC transporter substrate-binding protein, with product MTALRTSTRRSFLKTAGLAATVAAARSLLPGGAWAAPAAPEVPGARLGYIALTDSAPLIIAQEKGFFARHGMSEMAIEKQASWGATRDNMALGGANGGIDGGHILRPKVHLYSTGKVMQNGRPLPMYTLLNLNEQCQGISVARAHADLGVGLDSSPLKPILAAKKASGAEVPMAMTFPGGTHDLWMRYWLAAGGIDPDRDVDLIVVPPPQMVANMKVGNMEAFCVGEPWNEQLVNQGIGFTATTTGEIWARHPEKVLAMRADWVDAHPNAAKAILMAVMEAQIWCEDPANKDEMAKIVSGRQWYKVPAKDIIGRLKGEINYGNGRQESRPDLAMKFWGERGETSFPWKSLDSWFITENKRWGYLPGDLDAAALVGRTNRSDLWLEAARELGFDTTGFGDSRGVETFFDGKTFDPADPEAYLASLAIKAVA from the coding sequence ATGACAGCCCTCAGGACCAGCACCCGCCGATCCTTCCTGAAGACCGCCGGCCTTGCCGCCACCGTCGCCGCCGCCCGGTCGCTTCTGCCGGGAGGCGCCTGGGCCGCCCCCGCCGCGCCGGAGGTGCCCGGCGCGCGCCTCGGCTACATCGCCCTGACCGACAGCGCCCCGCTTATCATCGCGCAGGAAAAGGGATTTTTCGCCCGCCACGGCATGAGTGAAATGGCGATCGAGAAGCAGGCCAGCTGGGGCGCCACCCGGGACAACATGGCGCTTGGCGGCGCCAACGGCGGCATCGACGGCGGACACATCCTGCGGCCGAAGGTGCACCTCTATTCGACCGGCAAGGTGATGCAGAACGGCCGGCCGCTGCCGATGTACACGCTTCTCAACCTGAACGAGCAGTGCCAGGGCATATCGGTCGCCCGCGCCCATGCCGATCTCGGCGTCGGCCTGGACTCCTCGCCGCTCAAGCCCATCCTTGCGGCGAAAAAGGCTTCCGGCGCCGAGGTGCCGATGGCGATGACCTTCCCGGGCGGCACGCATGATCTGTGGATGCGCTACTGGCTGGCGGCGGGCGGCATCGATCCCGACCGCGACGTGGACCTGATCGTGGTGCCGCCGCCGCAGATGGTGGCCAACATGAAGGTCGGCAACATGGAGGCCTTCTGCGTGGGCGAACCGTGGAACGAGCAGCTGGTGAACCAGGGCATCGGGTTCACCGCCACCACCACCGGAGAGATCTGGGCGCGCCATCCCGAGAAGGTCCTGGCGATGCGGGCGGACTGGGTCGACGCCCATCCCAACGCGGCGAAGGCGATCCTGATGGCGGTCATGGAGGCGCAGATCTGGTGCGAGGATCCGGCCAACAAGGACGAGATGGCAAAGATCGTCTCGGGCCGGCAGTGGTACAAGGTTCCGGCCAAGGACATCATCGGCCGCCTGAAGGGCGAGATCAACTATGGCAACGGCCGGCAGGAAAGCCGTCCCGATCTCGCGATGAAGTTCTGGGGCGAGCGGGGCGAGACCTCCTTCCCGTGGAAGTCGCTCGACAGCTGGTTCATCACCGAGAACAAGCGCTGGGGCTATCTGCCCGGCGATCTCGACGCCGCGGCGCTGGTCGGGCGAACGAACCGCTCGGATCTCTGGCTCGAGGCCGCGCGCGAACTGGGCTTCGACACGACGGGCTTCGGCGACAGCCGCGGGGTCGAGACCTTCTTCGACGGCAAGACCTTCGACCCGGCCGACCCCGAGGCCTATCTGGCCAGCCTCGCCATCAAGGCCGTGGCGTGA
- the ntrB gene encoding nitrate ABC transporter permease, protein MTVTALNRKTSASSASAAAPRPAPAAQVVRLPRATPRGRLTGLRRMVVEQMLPPALVMLALLTVWQLACAGGGSALPAPSDVWEQSRDLILQPFYVAGSQDMGLGWRALTSLQRVGIGFGLAALVGIFVGAVIGQSLWLMRGLDPLFQVLRTVPPLAWLPISLAAFMDSGPSAIFVIFITAIWPVIINTSAGVRAIPQDYRNVAAVLRLNHLEFFFKIMLPAAAPYIFSGLRIGVGLAWLAIVAAEMLTGGVGIGFFIWDAWNSSMLTDIIVALAYIGVTGFVLDRLVALLGRVVSRATMA, encoded by the coding sequence ATGACCGTGACCGCCCTGAACCGGAAGACCTCCGCCTCCTCCGCCTCCGCCGCCGCCCCCCGGCCGGCGCCCGCCGCACAGGTGGTGCGGCTCCCGCGCGCCACGCCGCGCGGACGCCTGACCGGCCTGCGCCGGATGGTCGTCGAGCAGATGTTGCCGCCCGCGCTCGTGATGCTGGCGCTGCTGACCGTCTGGCAACTGGCCTGTGCCGGCGGCGGATCGGCCCTGCCGGCACCCAGCGATGTCTGGGAGCAGAGCCGCGACCTGATCCTGCAGCCGTTCTATGTGGCGGGCTCGCAGGACATGGGCCTTGGCTGGCGGGCGCTGACCTCGCTGCAGCGCGTGGGCATCGGCTTCGGCCTTGCCGCGCTGGTGGGCATCTTCGTGGGCGCCGTGATCGGGCAGTCGCTCTGGCTGATGCGCGGCCTTGATCCGCTGTTCCAGGTGCTGCGCACGGTGCCGCCGCTGGCGTGGCTGCCGATCAGCCTCGCAGCCTTCATGGACAGCGGCCCCTCGGCGATCTTCGTGATCTTCATCACCGCGATCTGGCCGGTGATCATCAACACGTCAGCGGGCGTCCGCGCCATCCCGCAGGACTACCGCAACGTCGCGGCCGTGCTGCGCCTGAACCATCTGGAGTTCTTTTTCAAGATCATGCTGCCCGCCGCGGCGCCCTACATCTTCTCGGGCCTGCGGATCGGCGTGGGCCTCGCCTGGCTCGCCATCGTGGCGGCCGAGATGCTGACCGGGGGCGTCGGCATCGGCTTCTTCATCTGGGATGCCTGGAATTCCTCCATGCTGACCGACATCATCGTGGCGCTCGCCTACATCGGGGTCACGGGCTTCGTGCTCGACCGTCTGGTGGCGCTTCTCGGCCGCGTGGTCTCGCGCGCAACCATGGCCTGA
- a CDS encoding anti-sigma factor: protein MRTMHDPVTEFDLVAYVDDQLDPWRRVAVERHLAAHPDAAARVMADLQGRDELRLAFAETLPPEAPATRAAARRLALGLGRDRLLARLAPMAAVLVLGGMLGAGVAGLGPLRVPQVVASEAPPVFVQAALEAHEAGRLRLSMASQPAAPGFDAAEIRAATGIRLPALPRDWTVRDVQIFPSAQGPSVEMALETPELGRMSLFAVRPGTFRVALPHETDQRGLHVAWFQIGEVAHVLVAEAAPPKALRAAAEGLSRTLY, encoded by the coding sequence ATGCGGACGATGCATGATCCCGTGACCGAGTTCGACCTGGTGGCCTATGTGGACGACCAGCTCGACCCGTGGCGGCGGGTGGCGGTCGAGCGGCATCTGGCGGCGCATCCCGACGCGGCGGCGCGGGTGATGGCCGACCTTCAGGGCCGCGACGAGCTTCGCCTTGCGTTCGCCGAGACCCTGCCGCCCGAGGCGCCCGCGACGCGGGCCGCGGCGCGTCGTCTGGCCCTCGGCCTCGGCCGGGACCGCCTGCTCGCCCGTCTTGCCCCGATGGCGGCGGTTCTGGTGCTTGGCGGGATGCTCGGGGCCGGCGTCGCGGGCCTCGGGCCGCTGCGGGTGCCGCAGGTCGTGGCCTCCGAGGCGCCGCCGGTCTTCGTGCAGGCCGCGCTCGAGGCGCACGAGGCCGGGCGCCTGCGCCTCTCGATGGCCTCGCAACCGGCGGCCCCCGGCTTCGATGCGGCCGAGATCCGCGCGGCGACCGGCATCCGCCTGCCCGCGCTGCCGCGGGACTGGACGGTCCGGGACGTGCAGATCTTCCCCTCGGCCCAGGGACCGAGCGTCGAGATGGCGCTGGAGACGCCCGAACTGGGCCGGATGTCGCTGTTCGCGGTGCGGCCCGGAACCTTCCGCGTGGCCCTGCCGCACGAGACCGACCAGCGCGGCCTGCATGTCGCCTGGTTCCAGATCGGCGAGGTGGCGCATGTCCTCGTGGCCGAGGCCGCCCCGCCGAAAGCCCTGCGTGCCGCCGCCGAGGGGCTGTCGCGCACGCTCTACTGA
- a CDS encoding ABC transporter substrate-binding protein, whose amino-acid sequence MTAQVLTLGYLPLTDAAPLIVAHELGFAAEEGLDLRLLRLASWAQSRDLLGAGVIDAAHMLVPMPIAQSLGLGPALPDVDLVMVLSQGGQVIAVSSDLAGTMRAAGHSFDFADPVAAGSALHRSSGGRLRVGVPFPFSTQAELVWHWLGASGFDRAGVEVVTVPPPMMAGAVARGEVDAFCVGEPWASFAVETSVAALLLPGKAIWASPPEKGLVLRRDFIETRGDDTGRLMRAIWRAGRWLDRPENRGTAAEIVSRADYLNLPSELAERGLTGRLLVSPAGEMRQLRDFIAFHDGAATFPWKSLAAFFAGRIARRHGLEVAPAMERAMGCFRSDIYRQMLRPAGADLPGASAKVEGSMRHAHAVASEKGRMILRPDAFFDGHIFEPPFARR is encoded by the coding sequence ATGACGGCGCAAGTCCTGACGCTGGGATACCTGCCTCTGACCGATGCCGCACCGCTGATCGTGGCGCATGAACTGGGATTCGCCGCCGAGGAGGGGCTGGACCTGCGCCTGCTGCGGCTGGCGAGCTGGGCGCAGAGCCGCGACCTCCTGGGGGCCGGCGTGATCGATGCGGCGCACATGCTGGTGCCGATGCCGATCGCGCAGTCGCTGGGGCTGGGTCCGGCGCTGCCCGATGTCGATCTGGTGATGGTGCTGTCGCAGGGCGGACAGGTGATCGCCGTCAGCAGCGACCTGGCCGGGACAATGCGTGCCGCGGGGCATTCCTTCGACTTCGCCGATCCGGTCGCGGCGGGCTCGGCGCTGCACCGAAGTTCCGGCGGGCGGCTTCGGGTCGGCGTCCCGTTCCCTTTCTCGACCCAGGCGGAGCTGGTCTGGCACTGGCTCGGCGCCTCGGGCTTCGACCGCGCGGGCGTCGAGGTGGTGACCGTGCCGCCGCCGATGATGGCCGGGGCGGTTGCGCGCGGCGAGGTGGATGCCTTCTGCGTCGGCGAGCCATGGGCCTCCTTCGCGGTGGAGACTTCTGTGGCGGCGCTGCTGCTGCCCGGCAAGGCAATCTGGGCCTCGCCGCCCGAGAAGGGCCTTGTCCTGCGGCGGGACTTCATCGAGACGCGCGGCGACGACACCGGCCGGCTGATGCGGGCGATCTGGCGGGCGGGCCGCTGGCTCGACCGGCCCGAGAACCGCGGCACCGCGGCCGAGATCGTCTCACGCGCGGATTATCTCAACCTGCCTTCGGAACTGGCCGAGCGCGGCCTGACCGGCCGGCTTCTGGTGTCCCCCGCGGGCGAGATGCGCCAGCTGCGCGACTTCATCGCCTTCCATGACGGCGCAGCCACCTTCCCGTGGAAGAGCCTCGCCGCCTTCTTCGCCGGCCGGATCGCGCGGCGCCACGGCCTCGAGGTGGCCCCGGCGATGGAGCGGGCGATGGGCTGCTTCCGCTCGGACATCTACCGGCAGATGCTGCGCCCCGCGGGCGCGGACCTGCCGGGAGCCTCGGCCAAGGTCGAGGGGTCGATGCGGCATGCCCACGCGGTCGCCTCGGAGAAGGGCCGGATGATTCTGCGCCCCGACGCCTTCTTCGACGGCCACATCTTCGAGCCGCCGTTCGCACGCCGCTGA
- a CDS encoding Bax inhibitor-1/YccA family protein → MTLPPRSRSAGFAPAAVIDNGLRAHMLRIYNYMGAGLALTGLVAVLVAATPALYVPIFSTPLKWLVMLAPLGFVLFLSFRIEAISAATAQALFWAFCAVMGLSLASVFLVFTGTSIARAFFGAAAMFAGMSLYGYTTKRDLSQFGSFLMMGLIGVIIASVINLFLGSSALQFAISIIGILVFVGLTAWDTQAIKLQYAEHHDSETSQKLAVMGALSLYLNFINIFQLLLSLTGERE, encoded by the coding sequence ATGACCCTGCCTCCCCGCAGCCGCAGCGCCGGCTTCGCGCCCGCCGCCGTCATCGACAACGGCCTGCGCGCGCACATGCTGCGCATCTACAACTACATGGGCGCGGGCCTCGCGCTGACCGGCCTTGTCGCCGTTCTGGTCGCGGCCACGCCCGCGCTTTACGTGCCCATCTTCTCGACACCGCTGAAATGGCTGGTGATGCTGGCGCCGCTCGGCTTCGTGCTGTTCCTGTCGTTCCGGATCGAGGCCATCTCGGCCGCGACGGCGCAGGCGCTGTTCTGGGCTTTCTGCGCCGTGATGGGGCTGTCGCTCGCCTCGGTCTTCCTCGTCTTCACCGGCACCTCGATCGCCCGGGCCTTCTTCGGCGCGGCCGCCATGTTTGCCGGCATGAGCCTTTACGGCTACACGACCAAGCGCGACCTGAGCCAGTTCGGCAGCTTCCTGATGATGGGCCTGATCGGCGTCATCATCGCCAGCGTCATCAACCTGTTCCTCGGCTCGTCCGCGCTTCAGTTCGCCATCTCGATCATCGGCATCCTGGTGTTCGTGGGCCTCACGGCCTGGGACACGCAGGCCATCAAGCTGCAATATGCCGAGCATCACGACTCGGAGACGTCGCAGAAGCTTGCGGTGATGGGGGCGCTGTCGCTCTACCTGAACTTCATCAACATCTTCCAGCTCCTGCTTTCCCTGACGGGCGAGCGTGAGTGA